CAGCTGGTCTCCACACAGTGCCAGCTTGAAACCAGTCCAGCAAAGGCATCGTGCTGTGGGAGAGGCCCCGCCAGGGCAGCTCCTGGCTGTCACAGCCGAGCAGGGGAGCAGGCGCAGAGCTACACTCTTGCCCGGctccctcccactgccccagcccGTACCGCAGCAGCGCTCCCAGCAGCTTGGTGACGTTGTCCGAAGACTGGATCACAATCACAGGCTTggcaagaagctgggaaacATCCAGCTGCACCGGAGATGAAAGCAACCGTTATCAGCAGGGCACGAGACCGGCTCAGGGACCCGCTGCCGGCACTCTCCTACCTCCCGTATGGCGTTCTGGTTCAGCGCCAGGATGAGCAGGGCTGACGCCCCCAGCACCAGGGCTCGCTTCATCTGCAGAGGCGGAGGGTGCAGGATCAGAGGTCAGGACAGGTGGGAGGATGGGCAGCTGGGCCGGGCCCTCGTTCAgctcccatcccactgcagggagcaggcagcactcggtgcccctctgccccagccaaaGTATTGCAAGGGACCCAAGAGGCATGGCCCAGGAGCCCTGTCAGGGACCCCCCTGCCACCAAGCACAGGCCAGGATCCCCCACATCTGGTGAGGGGACACCCCAGGAGGTGCCCTGCAGGCTTGTGACTAGCAAACGCCACggcagccccagggccaggcagagAGGACCCAGGCCAGGCAGAGAGTCACCTTGCTGACAACAGCGGCGGTGAAGGACTCCTCCTTGGCGCCCCGGGGGACCTCGGCTGGGTCCTCACCCACGGGCACCACACCAATCCAGCTGTCAGCAGTGCCCAGCTCTGGCTCTGCATCTCCCACCTGGGGGGTACAGCATCATCAGCCTGAGGCTCAGGGCACCCCAGAGCACCCCCACATccctgggtgccctggggagcCGGGCACTGAtgggggcacagctgggtgGCGCAGGGGACGGACATCCCCGCCTGCACCTCCCCGCTGCTGTtgggcagccctggccagcGGCACCCCTTCACTGCCTGCCCCGGCCTGTGCCCCCCActgtccctgcccccccccaacccccagtGCCTTCCAGTTCCTACTGCTCCCCCCTCCACACTCCCCCTCCAGTGCCCACACACCCCCTCCAGTGCCCACTGCCCCCTCCACTCCACCCCCAGGGCTCACAGCCCCCCGCAATGTCTCCCAGTGGCCCCCGGTTCCCACTGCCCCCTCCACTTCCCCCCCAGTGCACCCCTCCGACgtctcccagtgccccccagtgcccagTGCCCACTGCCCCCAGTGCCCACTCCCCGCCCACACTGCCCATAGACCCCCGCAATGTCCTccagtgcccccagcccccactgccccccacccccctccggTGCCGGCGCTCACCAGCAGCAGGCGCCCGCggatctcctcctcctcctcctcctcccgcggGCCCCCCCGGCCTggcccgccccggccgccccccacTCCCAGCACGGCCCCCCGCAGCATGTAGGCGCCGCCAGGAcccgcggccgcccccgccccgctcccgggTCCgtcccccggcccgggcccggccaCCGACACCTCGAcgcgggcggcggccccgggccccGGCGCCGctcccggcccgccccggcagaGCGCCAGCAGCGGCGCCAGCAGCGCAGCCCGCACCGCCGCCATCGCTCCGCACCGGcccgccccgcagcgccccCTGCCGCCGCGGAGGACCCGCCGCGCCGCCGACGGCCGCCTGGGGCGGGGGCGGGACCGGGattgggatggggacagggacagggagctggggccggggcggcgcAAGGGCCGGGACCAGGATGGGCACCAGGACAGGGACGGGGCGGGGAtggtgatggggacagggacggggaccgggaccgggacgAGGACAGGGACCGGGAGAGGCACTGGGACCGGGACAGGGACCAGGACAGGCAGCAAGACCAGCACTGGCAGCGGGCCAGGGACAGGCACTGGCACCGAGACTGGGATCGTCACCGGGAAagggacggggacagggatgggcACCGGGACCAGGAAAGCGACTGGCACCAGGAGAGGGAGAGCACCAGGCATGGGGACACAGCCCCCCACGGCCGCCCATGGCTCCGCTTCCCTGTGGATGCAGGGGCACACAGGGGTGCCACGGGGACAGAGCCGCGGGGACACGCTCAGCCCCGCACACCTGGGCACCCACATCCGTGGCTGGCCACAGCTGCGGCACACGTGTGGGCATATGCCTGGGTGGCACGGGGACGCACCGATGCCCGAGTACCCCCAAATCCAACTGCTCCCCCCAACCGACACCCCTCGACTGTCCCTGTCCTGCTAGGTGCCTGGCAGCCCCACTGGTGCCGCTGTCCCAGCCCCACTTCGGCCACGTGTGCCGGGCACATGTGCTAGTGGGGAGATTTGCCGGATTAGCTGCCGCACAGGCCCTGGCGCTGACCTGCTTTTGGCAGGGGCCATGCTGGGGACGGGGACTCAATGCCAAGGcctcccagctcccacagctgcTGGGTGCCCGCGGGATGGGTCTGGGTGTGTCCCCCACATCCCCAACCGTGTTGAAACATGGGGGCTTAATCTCCAGGTGGGCAGGGCCCCTCCACCCACAGTTGGCAACCAGAGCAGGTTTAACCACATGGTAAAACATCCCTATTGCCAAGTGTTTGGCTGTGCCATAAAAAACAGCCTGGAAGCCTGTATGGCTCCGGGGCTGGGCCAGGAAATGTGGTCACCAGTGTGGGGCTCTGTGCAGCTTTGGTGAGGGGCCCAAAATGGGAGCCTAGGGGACTGCTGCCATGAGCGTGGCCCCATGGAGGGGACACGAACGTGACACCTGCGTCGTGGGACACACACGGGATGTGAATGGCTCTGTGGAGCATCCATAGGTTCATGGGATATGGATGGCTTCCTGAGACATCTACAGCTTCAAGGGACATGTGTGGCTCCATAGGACACTTATGGTTCCATAGAATGTGGATGGCTCCTTAGGACATCTGTGAGTCCCTGGGACATGCACAGCACCATGGGACAGCCACAGCTCCAAGGGACACATATGGCTCCATGTGACATGTATGGTTCCATGGGACATGCACAGCTCCATGGGACACAGATGGCTCCACAGGACATGCACAGGTCCATGGGACATCCATGGCTCCATGGGACATGCACGGTTTCATGAGACACAGATGGCTCCATGGGACGTCCATGGGGGACACATGGCTCCATAGGCCATGCAGAGCTCCATGGGGCACACCCAGACCCATGGGAGACACACAGCACTCCCAGGAAGGGACAGTGAGGATAGGGAATGTTCCCCTGCTCGGGACCCCAACCAGAGCAGGTCTGTGGGTGCCAGGGTTGAGGCTGCAGGACCCCTGCAGGGACCAGTTCTCCTGGTTGGGACCCCCTTCCCAGGGGAGGTCCCTCTCCCTGGGGAGCAAGGGCCACTGGTTATGAGGAGGGTGAACCCAGTGTCCCTGCCCTGTCCactctccccagcaccctgccccagTCCCTTACCCCTGTGCTTGAGCAGTCACCCTGTCCCCacctctgtcccctgccccagtTCCCACATCTATCCTGTCCCCATCTCCCATCCCTGTTGCTGCCCCCATCACTGTTCCCTCTCCCTGTCACCTGCCCCTATCTCATAATTTCCCACCCTTGTGCCATGGCCCCACACCACCCTGTGTCCCCCATACCCCCATACCCCTCCATGTCCTCCCATACCCCCCATATCCTGATACCCCACCATGTCCCCCATACCCTCCATATCTCCCACAGTCCCATCCCCCTCTACTTCCCCCATACCGTCCAGCACCGCCCCCTACCTCCCATGTCCCTCATACTCCCCCATACTGCCCCATATGCCCCATGCCCCCATACCCCCTATGGCCCCCATGGACTCCcatgcctccctcccccctatagccaccacacacaccccataCCCCCTAGAGCCCCCATATCCCCCCCATCCTCTCTATAGCCCCCATCCCCCCTATAGCCCCCCGAtcccctccccatgccccccccagccccggggccgtGGCGGGCGCTGCCCGGGCGGCcaggggctgcgggcagggtCCAAGgccggccggggcgggccggggcgggccgaGGGCGGTGCTCCGCAGCCTCCCCAAcctgccgccgccccgggcgGCCCGGCAGAGGCGGCGCAtccccccgccggggccggggcaccATGAGCGGCCGCGTCGGGGACCTGAGCCCGCGGCAGGCGGAGGCGCTCGCCCAGGTGAGCCGGGATCGGCAACCGGGGGATGCTGCGGGgtcggggtgggggtggggggcgcggGCCCGGGGTCCCGCCGCGGCGATGGGCATCGCTCCTGGTCCCGATCCCGGGGGCCTCCCGCTGCCCCGGTCCGCCGCCCCCgctccccaaacccctgggcTGAGTCCCACCGTGGGGCTGCCCACTGGGGAAGGACCGTCCTGGGTGGGTCCTGGGGTAGGGGTGTCTCACCTGCTGGACCACCCCACCGGTGGCCCCCCCCGGGACCAGGCACCGGccacccccccatccctctcccATCCTTCCCATTGGTCCCACCGACGGCTGGGAAGCCCACCGCCCCATGGCGGTGGTCACCCACCATGGTGGCCACGGCACCCAAGGCCACCCTGATGCCCTCACTGACACCTCGCCTGAGCGCCAGGCTTTATCTGGGTTTATTCCACCCCACCAAGAGGGCAATGCcagttactttattttcttgctgcCTTTGCAACTCAGCCAAACTCAGCCACGGGCAATGACCCCGGCGGAGTCCGGAGGCCggggggcaggagcaggcatgGGGCGCAGAGCCGAAATCCTCCCGGTGCCAAGGCAGTGACAGGGGGGAAAGGCGAGCTGTGAAACCCGTCTGCCGGCACCTTGTTTTTCTCAGGGTGAAGAAGCTAATCCTGGGTTTAATTACACCTAAATTCAGTGGGAGATAATCTAATCGGGCTCATTAAGGGGAGGTCTCGGACTGGTACGGAGATTTGGGCCGTAACCTGGCCGGGGTGAGTGGGGCCACGTGCTCAGGGTACCCTGGCTCCCCCAGATCCCCCCAGTTCTGTGCCCTGCCACCGTCCTGCCCGCTCCAGGCTGGCCATGGGGTCTGTGACATGCTGGGGTGTCACTGGAGCTGGGGGGGACAAGCAGTGACCATCCGTTGAGCAAAGGATACCACCAGTGATGGCAGAGGAGGGGACTGGCCCCTGGGGGGCGAGGGTGGCTGGTGGGACCCGGCTGGTGGCAGCCTTCTGCAAGGGGACCAGCTTGGGGACATCAGGTGACTGGTGGCCAGCCTGGTGACAGTCACCCTGccagggaggagagcagagacTGGCTGCTCATCATGGCTGCATCtggtggcagggatggggcatggGACGTCCCTTCTCTCCCAGGACAGTCCCAGGCCTGGCTGGGACTTTTctgggggacacacacacacacaaacctcCAGCCTTAGGACTTTTGGGGTAGGAGCGGGGATGCTTCTGCCAGTGatccctcttctccctgcagTTTCGGGAGAACCTGCAGGATGTGCTGCCCTCCTTGCCCTCCCAGGACGACTATTTCCTCCTGAAATGGCTCCGAGGTAACGCCAGGGTGGGGGGACGTTGGTGGGGGGCAGGGCTGGAAGACCCCATTTTGGGGGTGGTGTGTGGAGCCGGGGACACGGGCTGAGCTCTCTGCTCTCTTGCAGCACGCTGCTTCGACCTGCCGAAGTCAGAGGCGATGCTCCGCAAGGTGAGAGGGCACCCTGCTTTTTGGGGGGACCCCGCCATACTTCCGTCAAGCTCCCAGTTGTCACCTGGGACGGGACAGCGTGCCAGGGgccaccagcccagcccctcTTTCCCAACAAGGGTGACCTGCCTGTGGGGTGCACCTCACCCCATGGGACAGTGGGGTCCCCAAATCCCTTCACCCTGGCTTGCTCTGCCCCTGCCTTGCAGCACGTCGAGGTCCGCAAGCACATGGATGCCAACAACATCATCTCCTGGGAGGCCCCTGAGGTGAGTGTCCCCAGTCCCGGGGTGGGTGTCCCTGGAGGGGACACCCAAAGGGGCGCAGGGTCCCCCTGAGACCCCTGTGTGTCCGCAGGTGATCAGGAAGTACATGTCAGGGGGGATGTGCGGCTATGACCGGGAGGGCAGCCCCATCTGGTACGAGATCATTGGGCCACTGGACGCCAAGGGGCTGCTCTTCTCCGcctccaagcaggacctgctCAAGAACAAGTTCCGCGACTGCGAGGTGCTGCGGCGAGAGTGCgagcagcagagccagaagGTGGGTGCCTGCCTGCCCGCACCGTGCCTACACCCTGCCGGCCCAGCTCCCCACTGTCTCCCACAATCTGTCCCCACCAGCCCACGTCCCTCCAGTCCTGCAAGTCCAAGTCCCGTCCATCCCACCACGGCCCCACCAGCCCTGTAAGCCCATGCCTGgcccaccccaaacccccaatgtcccctccccaccccataTGTCCATGTCCTGTCCAGCCCGCCAGCCCGTGTCCACATCCCAGCACCCACACCAACCCATGATGCCCCTTCTCCTCACACCAACACTCAGGAGGAGGCTCTGGCTGTGGGGGTGCCAGCCCATCGGGGACCCTCCTGTGGGTCCCAGCGCTGCCTGAGCCccccctccctgtcctcccGTCCCAGCTGGGCAAGAAGATCGAGATGGTGCTGATGGTCTATGACTGCGAGGGCCTGGGCTTGAAGCACCTCTGGAAGCCAGCCGTGGACACATATGGGGAGGTGAGGGGCTCCCTGCCCGACCCCCTTCCCTGGCTGGGGACCACAGCTGACCCTGAGCTGCTGTGGTGGTGATGTGGTGACGCAGGGATCCGGGCTGACTCATGGCCCCGAGGGATGATGCAATGTCAGGTCCCTGCCAGTGCCCCATGCCCTAACACcggtgttttggggtgggggtacCAGCCTGAGCCCCGCTGTGCTACCACCCACACCTTGGCGGGGGGTTACATGGGACAGGAGAATGACCTGAAGCTCTCCCCATCCTGCAGCTCCTGACCATGTTTGAGGAGAATTACCCCGAGTCCCTCAAGCGCCTGTTTATTGTGAAGGGTGAGTTAGGCCCCAGGGTCCCACTCCTTGCTGGCTGGGTGCTGACCCCCACCCTAACGTCCCCTgtctgcccccccagcccccaagATCTTCCCTGTGGCCTACAACCTCGTCAAGCACTTCCTGAGTGAGGACACCCGCAAGAAGGTCGTGGTCCTGGGATGTGAGTCCTGACACCTGCCCCCGGGGTGTCTCCAGCTGGTGTGGAGGGGTGTTAGAAGCTAAAAACAGAGTACCATGGCCCCCTCCGCTTTTGTCCCACCCAGGGGTGAAACCCCAACCCTGGGGGTGgtccctggctgggctgggtcTCCCCACAGGGGTCACAGCCCCCCCAATCCAGCTCTCCTCCACCCAGCCAACTGGAAGGAGGTCCTGCAGAAGTACATTGACCCTGAGCAGATCCCAGTAGAGTACGGGGGCACCCTGACAGACCCTGATGGGGACCCCAAGTGCTCCAGCAAGGTAGGAGCAACCCCCCCAGGCCCCAATTCCTCAGGGGGTGCCCAGGTGGTCCCTCCATCCCCACATCCATCTCCATCCACTTCCAGATCAACTATGGGGGGGATGTGCCCCAGCACTACTATGTGCGGGACCAGCTGGCACAGCAGTACGAGCACACGGTGGTGGTGAACCGCGGCTCGTCCCACCAGGTCGAGTACGAGATCCTCTTCCCTGGCTGCGTCCTCAGGTGAGGAGGGGGCTCCAcaccacagggctggggagggggggacacaATGGTGGGTGTCCCCAGCCCCGCCATAGCACCCCGTTGGCCCTTTCTGGCACAGGTGGCAGTTCAAGTCGGAGGGAGCTGATGTGGGTTTCGGGGTGTACTTGAAGACCAAGATTGGGGAGCGGCAGCGGGCAGGCGAGATGACCGAGGTCTACCCCAACCAACGCTACAACTCCCACATGGTGCCTGAGGATGGCTCCTTCACCTGCTCCACGCCCGGCATCTGTGAGCATgtcccccttccctggggtgctggggcgTCCCTTGGGGGCGCTCCCCACATCCCTGACACCCCCTCCCGTCTCCCCACAGATGTCCTACGCTTCGACAACACCTACAGCTACCTCCACGCCAAGAAGGTGAGCTACAGCGTGGAGGTGCTGCTGCCCGACGCCACCTCTGCCCAGCAGATCCAGAAGCTGGGGGACAAGCTCAGCGAGGTGGCCCTCAGCCACAGCCCCTAGCACTGGCCCCCCTGCGGCCCCTGGTCCCCCCAACACCGCAAGGGGACCCCGAGGCCCGACAGCCGGCTGTTCTCTGCCCCCCAGGATGGCCTGCTGCCCCCTGCCAGTGCAGCGGCCGGGAGGATGGATAAGGGGACTGAGCCCCTGGAGCTCACGGACCAAGGCGGGGGGCTGAGCAGAGTTGGAGGGGGCCAGAGTGCCCGGGGTCCCCCTCCCTGTGCCTTATGTGGGGCCTGTGCCCACCTGCTGCTGAGCGGGGCGGGGGAGTAAAGGGACGGACCGAGCTGGGTCTCTGCTGGTTTTTGTCCCCCAGCCCCGTAACTACTCCTTACATCCCCCCAACCCTATAACTACTGTACTGACTCCCCAGCCCCACAACTGACCCCGCTTCCCTCCCGCCCCCATCACCGCCTCCGCCGCGGGGTCACGTGCGCGGtcaggccccgcccccccgccgccatCTTTCAGCCGGGCCGAGGCCGCGCCCGGGCCGTTCCCGTCCTGCGGCGGCGCGTGCCGCGGGGGTGGGGTTTCGTG
The genomic region above belongs to Phalacrocorax aristotelis chromosome 15, bGulAri2.1, whole genome shotgun sequence and contains:
- the SEC14L2 gene encoding SEC14-like protein 2 isoform X3 produces the protein MSGRVGDLSPRQAEALAQFRENLQDVLPSLPSQDDYFLLKWLRARCFDLPKSEAMLRKDLLKNKFRDCEVLRRECEQQSQKLGKKIEMVLMVYDCEGLGLKHLWKPAVDTYGELLTMFEENYPESLKRLFIVKAPKIFPVAYNLVKHFLSEDTRKKVVVLGSNWKEVLQKYIDPEQIPVEYGGTLTDPDGDPKCSSKINYGGDVPQHYYVRDQLAQQYEHTVVVNRGSSHQVEYEILFPGCVLRWQFKSEGADVGFGVYLKTKIGERQRAGEMTEVYPNQRYNSHMVPEDGSFTCSTPGIYVLRFDNTYSYLHAKKVSYSVEVLLPDATSAQQIQKLGDKLSEVALSHSP
- the RNF215 gene encoding RING finger protein 215; its protein translation is MAAVRAALLAPLLALCRGGPGAAPGPGAAARVEVSVAGPGPGDGPGSGAGAAAGPGGAYMLRGAVLGVGGGRGGPGRGGPREEEEEEEIRGRLLLVGDAEPELGTADSWIGVVPVGEDPAEVPRGAKEESFTAAVVSKMKRALVLGASALLILALNQNAIRELDVSQLLAKPVIVIQSSDNVTKLLGALLRGLQATAKITYQAVLLENLGVTLTLWSTCGLSRGGLYGEWQGVICTGENSSQVQKYLQQLWNTILLIALLLCTGVIVQAQRQSRQDPLEQDAELDLKQHIRRQLSALKTRRYHPGKPLRSQACEIDSCAVCLDQFHKSQWLRVLPCSHEFHRDCVDPWLLLQQTCPLCKRNILGNCCTES
- the SEC14L2 gene encoding SEC14-like protein 2 isoform X2, which translates into the protein MSGRVGDLSPRQAEALAQFRENLQDVLPSLPSQDDYFLLKWLRARCFDLPKSEAMLRKHVEVRKHMDANNIISWEAPEDLLKNKFRDCEVLRRECEQQSQKLGKKIEMVLMVYDCEGLGLKHLWKPAVDTYGELLTMFEENYPESLKRLFIVKAPKIFPVAYNLVKHFLSEDTRKKVVVLGSNWKEVLQKYIDPEQIPVEYGGTLTDPDGDPKCSSKINYGGDVPQHYYVRDQLAQQYEHTVVVNRGSSHQVEYEILFPGCVLRWQFKSEGADVGFGVYLKTKIGERQRAGEMTEVYPNQRYNSHMVPEDGSFTCSTPGIYVLRFDNTYSYLHAKKVSYSVEVLLPDATSAQQIQKLGDKLSEVALSHSP
- the SEC14L2 gene encoding SEC14-like protein 2 isoform X1 yields the protein MSGRVGDLSPRQAEALAQFRENLQDVLPSLPSQDDYFLLKWLRARCFDLPKSEAMLRKHVEVRKHMDANNIISWEAPEVIRKYMSGGMCGYDREGSPIWYEIIGPLDAKGLLFSASKQDLLKNKFRDCEVLRRECEQQSQKLGKKIEMVLMVYDCEGLGLKHLWKPAVDTYGELLTMFEENYPESLKRLFIVKAPKIFPVAYNLVKHFLSEDTRKKVVVLGSNWKEVLQKYIDPEQIPVEYGGTLTDPDGDPKCSSKINYGGDVPQHYYVRDQLAQQYEHTVVVNRGSSHQVEYEILFPGCVLRWQFKSEGADVGFGVYLKTKIGERQRAGEMTEVYPNQRYNSHMVPEDGSFTCSTPGIYVLRFDNTYSYLHAKKVSYSVEVLLPDATSAQQIQKLGDKLSEVALSHSP